The Diadema setosum chromosome 4, eeDiaSeto1, whole genome shotgun sequence genome window below encodes:
- the LOC140227750 gene encoding uncharacterized protein, which produces MAVLMCVFPILVAILLMVLWRHHKKRRRSSQTLNQPNNRQLQVHPVNTTNQSMISTDHVVLSKTSTMCTDAGAEGHPFPSHYYNTCREVTAHQEDPYHIYQDAAEVDMGISQAPNLEQVFLCASSLQSNVTCSNHNHAEKMNSKRDRPGSASVYPSQPREKSKVDENLFLSKNSSQIAPNRQSETIQEQSRWKTRVEYKSTNRNEVITDPLYSTAIYSVKSREKPGVDENGYLVLEANTGEITPYQSKTIQVPYSRPDYKHNSRNEKRVYLPMRLNDQLYSTAIYSSKSSEKIDEHGHLVLKSNAKEITPDQSEKIQGPQPSHEYRHASKSEKLIPFPTSLNDRLYSTSIYCGKPSEKLDEDQHDHIILGANAGQITPDQSETHQEPHSCPEYTYVDPRISHEK; this is translated from the exons ATGGCAGTTCTTATGTGTGTTTTTCCCATACTTGTTGCCATTCTGTTAATGGTATTGTGGAGGCATCACAAGAAAAG ACGTAGATCATCACAAACTTTAAATCAGCCAAACAATAGACAACTGCAGGTGCATCCCGTAAATACTACAAACCAAAGTATGATCTCGACGGATCATGTTGTATTGAGCAAAACTAGTACAATGTGTACTGACGCTGGAGCAGAGGGTCACCCTTTCCCGAGCCACTATTACAACACTTGCAGAGAAGTCACTGCTCATCAAGAGGATCCGTATCACATCTACCAGGACGCTGCGGAGGTAGACATGGGAATTTCACAGGCACCAAATTTGGAACAAGTCTTCCTTTGTGCATCTTCGTTACAGAGCAACGTCACTTGCTCA AACCACAATCATGCAGAGAAAATGAACAGCAAGAGAGACAGGCCTGGTTCTGCATCCGTCTACCCAAGCCAACCAAGAGAGAAATCCAAGGTGGATGaaaatctctttctctcaaaaaATTCCAGTCAAATTGCTCCAAACCGCCAATCCGAGACAATTCAAGAACAGTCACGATGGAAGACACGAGTTGAGTACAAGTCTACCAATAGAAATGAAGTGATCACTGATCCATTATATTCTACAGCCATCTACTCAGTCAAATCAAGGGAAAAGCCGGGGGTAGATGAAAATGGTTATCTTGTTCTCGAAGCAAATACCGGTGAAATCACTCCCTACCAATCTAAAACCATCCAGGTACCGTATTCACGTCCCGATTACAAGCATAATAGCAGAAATGAAAAACGTGTCTATTTACCAATGAGGCTGAACGATCAATTATATTCTACAGCTATCTACTCAAGCAAATCAAGCGAAAAAATCGATGAACATGGCCACCTCGTTCTCAAATCAAATGCCAAAGAGATTACTCCAGACCAATCAGAGAAAATCCAAGGACCGCAGCCATCCCATGAATACAGGCATGCCAGTAAAAGTGAAAAGCTTATCCCTTTTCCGACGAGCCTGAACGATCGATTGTACTCTACATCTATCTACTGTGGCAAACCGAGCGAAAAGCTGGATGAGGATCAACATGACCATATCATTCTCGGAGCAAATGCTGGTCAAATTACTCCAGACCAATCCGAGACCCACCAAGAACCGCACTCTTGCCCAGAGTACACTTATGTCGACCCACGCATATCACACGAAAAATAG